The Treponema sp. Marseille-Q3903 genomic interval CTCCATCTGCGGCGATTTTCTTTGCCATGACTTTGTTCATCTTGTTCAACGCCGCTAAAAAAGTTTCGTAATCTTCTCCTTCTGATGTGATTTCTTTATTGCCTGCAAGACCGTTTGCGATGATTGTAAGGGAGTCGTTCGTAGATGTGTCTCCGTCAACGCTTACGCAGTTGTATGTTCCCAAAATCGAAGATTTCAGCGCTTTGTTCAGCATCTCAGAAGAAATTGCGCAATCAGTTGTGATTATACTCAGCATTGTCCCCATGTTTATATGAATCATCCCTGAACCCTTGCACATTGTCCCCATTCTGCACACTTTTTCGCCTATTGTAAATTCTACGGCACATTCTTTGAATTTGGTGTCTGTCGTCATTATTGCAATTCTTGCCTGTTTGTTTCCATCTTTTGACAGCCCATTCTTTAGTTCTGCTATGTTGTTTTCAACTTTTGTGACATCGAATTGTGAGCCTATAACTCCTGTCGAATAGACAATCACGTCTTCAGTTTTTATCCCTAGCTGCTCAGCCGCGCATTTTGCCATTCGGTATGCATTTTCTGCACCTTGAACTCCTGTGCAGCAGTTTGCGTTTCCTGAAATTGCAATCAGAGCTTGTGCCTTTCCGTCTGAGAGGTGTTTTTTTGAGAGTTTGACGCTTTCTGCCTTTACTCGATTTTGGGTAAAAACTCCAGCCGCCGTACACGGTACTTCCGAAAATACAAGCGCCATGTCATTCTTTGTTCTGCTTGATTTGATGTGGCACAGCATTCCGTTTGCAGTAAAACCTTTTGCGGCACAAACACCGCCATCTATAAACTTGATTACCTTTTGCATAAATATTCATTCCTTTTGTATATTTATACCGATTTTACAGAGAAACCTCAAGTGCTGTTTATACGAACTCCACATCGTATTCTACAACCCTTTTCCTTCGTCTATCCCCATCATGATGTTCATGCATTGAACCGCAGCTCCGCTTGCTCCTTTTCCAAGGTTGTCAAAGCGAGTTGTAACCATAATTCTTTCATCGTTTCCGTAAATAAAAAGCTGCATATTGTTTGTGCCGGCGAGCGTGTTTGCTGCGATAAACTGTTCTGCAAAAACCATAAATTCTTCAACTTTTACAAAGCGGCACCCTTGATAATGTTCTCTAAACATATCCCAAACATCGCGAGCGGTAACTTTTTTATTGAGCATGCGTGAATGCAAACCTACAGTCACTGTCATCCCCTGAAAATAATCACAAATATAAGGGTTAAAAATAGGTTGATATTCAAGCCCTGAAATCAGCTTCATCTCGGGTAAGTGTTTGTGATTCTGCGTCAGAGCGTACAGGCGAGGTGAATCAAGTTCAGGATTTCTGTTTTCAGATTCATACAAAGCGATTGTTTTTTTACCGGCGCCGGAATATCCGCTGACAGCGTGAACGACAACAGGATAGTCTCGAGGCATAATTCCTGATTTTACAAGCGGATATAAAATTGCAACTGTCCCGGAAGCGTAACAGCCGGGAACTGCGACCCTTTTAGACTTTTCAATTTTCCGGCGGAAAGAGCTATCTAATTCGGGAAAACCGTATGCCCAATCGGGATTTACGCGGTGAGCAGTTGAGGCGTCTATGATTCGCGTATCAGGGTTTGTGCACAATTTTACAGATTCGACAGCGGCTTCATCAGGTAAGCACAAAAAAGTGAAATCGGATGAGTTTATTATTTTAGCTTTTTCAGACGGATCTTTTCGCTTTTCTTCTTCAATCGTGATAATTTCTACATCATCACGGTTTGCAAACCTCTGAAAAATTTTAAGTCCTGTTGTACCTTCTTTTCCATCAATAAAAACTTTGTATGCCATAATTGCATAATAGATAATTGATTTGCCTTTATCAATAGATATGCAGATTTCTGTCCAAGAATATCGAAGTATACCAAAACATAAAGCACTTTTTGCGACAAAAATCAGCATTTGGCTGTCTCTATGGGAAAGTCAGTATGTTTGACGACCATTATGATAAGTATTATAATATTTACATTGTGAACATGGTTTTTGAATATGCCATAGCGGCATTATTGATAGAAATGATAATATTCTTATCTTACTTTAGACGAAGAATCTTACCGTCGTTTCAGAATACCGTTTACATTATCATATTGTCGATTTTGATCATGACAACAATTCTAGACTTGATTACCGGGTATGTAGAGCTGAATTTTAAAAAGTTTCCGATTCTTTTTATGTACGTGATCGAGTGTTTGTATTACAGCTTTACACTTTCACTTCCATTCAGTTTAGCAGTTTACAGTATGACAGTGCTTGGACTGTTTGATATTTTGGGACCTGTGCGCAGTTTTCAGCTTAAGGTACACTTTTTAATACCGTTTATTGCTTATTTGATCATCATTTGGTTGACGCTTGCTTTAAGAAATGTCTATCCGCTTTGTTTCATAATCGACCACGATACAGGATATCGCAGAAATAATTCTTTTTGGTTTTACGGAACTCACATGTTGAGTTACTATAACTTTGTTTTTTCATTGATTATTTCAATCAGATTCAGAAAACGCGTTGATAAAGAAAAACTGAAACTTATATTTCTTTATGTATTGACCTTAATTATCACTTCATTGCTTCAGTTTTTTAATTATGGCTTGATGATAGATACGTTTGGAATGTCGCTCGTCATGCTTGCATATTTTATAAATATCCAAAAATATAACGATTGGGTAGATCCTATCACAAAGATATTTAATCAGCGTTCTTTTATAAAGGAAATAGATCGTATCTCCGTCGCAAAAGCAGAATATGCGTGTGTTTCGGTTGTCATCGATGATATACTTTTTGTCACAAATACGTTTGGCCTAAACATTCTAAATCAGGTGCTTTACGAGGTCGGAGAATATCTTAGAAAAAATTTTTCTACAAAAAATACATTCTGCGTAAATCAAGGTATTTTTTGTGTAACAATCAAGAATCCTACAGATGAAAAAATAAGTCATGTCGTAGCTGACATAACTAACCGTTTTAGAAAACCATGGGTTAACGGAACAAGTGAATTAAAACTTTACACAAGAATATGTATAACGAGATTTCCTCGTGATGCAAAAAAATCTGACGATGTCCTTGATATCATAAACCTTTTTGCAAATGACGAAAGGTACAAAGCGCCTTTGCTTTATGCAAATGAAATCGATATAGAATATAAAAAAAGAGCGATGTACATTGAACATGCGCTGAAAAATGGTCTTGCAGAAAACCGTTTTGATGTATATTATCAGCCGATCTATTCTGTTGCAGAAAAAAGCCTGATTGGGGCTGAAGCTCTGATTCGCCTTAAAGACAAAGATGGAAAATTCATTTCTCCTGAAGATTTTATTCCGATTGCAGAAAAATCTGGAACAATAATGCGCATAGGTGAATACGTTTTTGAATCTGTTTGCCTGAATCTTTCTCAGATAAACACCGAAGAATACGGAATTAAAAAAATCGATATAAATCTTTCGGTTGTTCAATGCATGGAGGAAGTTTTGGCAGAACATATTTTACGAATTCAAAATTCCTATTCAATTCCAGCCTCGCTTATAAATCTTGAAATTACCGAGACAGCTGCCGCACATGCCCCTGATATTCTTTTGAAAAATGTTCAAAATCTATCTGATGCCGGTTTTGAGATTTCGCTCGATGATTACGGGTCGGGATATTCAAATATGAGCTATATGCTCAACCTCCCTTTTAAAATGATTAAAATCGATAAATACATCGTTTGGGCAGCTGTTTCTGACAAACGCGCAGAAATAGCGCTTGCTGCAACAATCAAAATGATTAAAACACTCGGCATGTCGGTGCTTGCAGAAGGCGTTGAAAAAAAAGAGCAGGCAGATTGGCTCATAAAATTAGGTTGCGATTATCTTCAAGGATTTTATTATTCAAAACCTATTTGTAGAAAAGATTTTCTGGAAATAATGAAAAAAAATAAAGAAAAATTGGCTTGAAAAATAAATTATAGATAAACCACAATGCAAATGAAAATTCTTACTAAAACAAAAATTATCGCTTCTCTTTTATGGCTCTTGTGCAGTCCATCTATTTTCGCAATCGATTTTGCTCCTCGAATGCAACCTTTTGAACTCAATGTGGCAAATGATATCATTCTCGGGATTGCCGGCGTGGGACTTTCGGGCTCTGCGCTTGTCTGTGATGATTTTCTGCACATCAAACGCCATCAATATGTAAAAGGTTCGCTTTTAAAATCTGATGTTCCATATTTTGACCAAATTTTTATGCGCCGTTACAGCAAACCTATTCATTGGATTTCAAACGGAACTGTCGCATTTTCTTTAGTAGCGCCACTTGCCTTTGCTGCAATCACACCTTCTGACGAATGGCTTACGATTGGAACTATGTATGCAGAGACATTTTTGATTGCAAATGGAATAAAAGAATGGATAAAAATTGGAATTGACCGCGCGAGACCTTATATGTATTACGACAATTATCCGCAGAAAAAAGTCGAGCAAGGAGATTGGGATTGCTCGTTCCCGTCAGGACACACGACATGGGCATTTGCGAGTGCCGCTTTTGCAAGTTATGTTTTTTTCCGGTATTTTCCGGATTCAAAATGGAATAAGACAGTCATTTTTACATCTTTTGGAATTGCGTTTTTAACTGGTGCATTGCGAATGATGAGCGGAAACCATTTTTTTTCAGATGTGTTTGCAGGCGCATTGCTCGGAACCGGAATCGGACTTTTAGTTCCGTATATGCATACAAAAACATTCTACGCCCGATTCAAAAAAAACGATAAAATAGAGGCTTCAGTTTCGCCTGTCGGATTTGCAATAAAATATTCATTCTAAAAAAATAATTTTCAGAAATTCACTGATTTATATATTGACACTTTTTACTAAAAAATATATAGTATTAAAACATTCGCAAGGATGAGTTGGGCTACTAGCTCAGTAGGTAGAGCAACGCCCTTTTAAGGCGTGGGTCACTGGTTCGAATCCAGTGTAGCTCAAGATTTTTAAGACTTCCGCATTTTCGGAAGTCTTTTTTTATGTCTAAACGCTTTTTATTCAAATTCTAATATTTCATCTGCAGAATTGAGTGTTGATTTTCTGTGAGAAACAAGAACCATCGTCTTTGATTTTTCCGTTTTTTTTGCAGATTCGCGTTCATCTTTTAGAGATTTTAATATCACCGCTTCGTTGAGGGAATCGAGGTTGCTTGTAGGTTCGTCAAGCAGCATAAAAGGTGCGTCATATAGGAACGCACGTGCAAGTCCGATGCGTTGTTTTTCTCCGCCGCTTAAAGCGTTTCCAAGTTCTCCAGTCTTTGTGTCGTAACCTTTTGGAAGGTTTTCAATAAAGTCGTGAAGGGAAGCTTTTTTTCCTGCCTGTTCAATTTGTGCTCGTGTAAAACATTCAGCACCTAGCGAGATATTTTCTGCAATTGTTCCGTTTAAAATATATGTTTCCTGCGTTATGTAAGAAATCATCGTTCGCAAGTTTTCTGTGTTGAGATTTTTTACGTTTTCGCCGCTGATTTTTATTTCTCCTTTATCGACATCCCAAAATCGCATGATAAGTTTAAGCAAAGTTGATTTTCCGCTTCCGCTTGTTCCGTGAATTCCAATCAGCTTTCCTTTTGTAAACACTGCGTTAAAATCTTTTAATATTTGTTTTTTATCGTATGCGAAATTGATGTTTTCTGCCGTCGCTCCGTCAAAATCGACGCATTTTCCATCAGTTACTTCTTGTACGACTGGTTTTTCTTCAAGAAGATTCAGGACGCGGTTTCCGCTTGCGATTGTTTGGTTCAGATTGTTTGACAGGTTTGAGATTGCAACAACAGGCCCGAAAGACCCTAACATCGCTATTGTTCCGGTCACTAACTGATGAAATGTTATCGACTTTTCTGTGGTAAAAGCATTGTAGAGCAAAAAAAACATTCCACAGCCGAAAAGCAAAATCGCACATGTAGTGAATGCTCTCTGTAACGACTCGTATTTATTCAGTTTGTTCTGCAACTTTCCGAGAGATTCTGATTTTTCTTTTATTTCAGAATTCCTGTTTGAACCGAGATTGTACTGAATCGTCTCGTCAAGACCTCGCAGACTTTCAAGGACAAAACTGTTGAGCTCTCCGAATTTATTTCTGAACTCAAAACCGTATTTTCTTCCGAACCTGCTGTTTATAAAAGGAATCAAAACTCCGACTGCAAGATATCCGCAAGCGGCAAAAAATCCCGCCCAAACATAAATTTTTGCAAGAAAAATGCACATAAAGACACTGACTGCAATCGCAATTGCGACAGGAGAAATCGTGTGCGCATAAAAGACTTCAAGCAGTTCAATGTCGCTTGTGATAACCGCAATCAAGTTGCCTTTGTCGCGTGTCTCGAGTTTTGCGGGACAAAGACGACGTAAAGCAGCAAAAACTTTGTGCCTGATGATTGCAAGGAGTTTGAAAGCTATAAAATGGTTGCAGTACTGTTCGCCGTAATGGAGTAAACCACGCAGCACAGCTAGGAGAATCAGAAGAGTGAAGATAAAATTTTGTCCCCAAAAGTGAAAAGTTTTTACTGCACCGGACTTTTCGTAAAAAACAGAAACGAGCTCTTCCCCTGCAAAAATCGAGAGGAAAATTGCGCATAAAAATCCTGCAACGCCAAAAATTATTGCGAGCATCATGACTGGAATGAGAGGTTTTATCAGGACGATAAGTTTTGCCATCACTACAAATGAACTTCGGCACTTTTCAGTTTTCACAGCTTCCATTACCTTTATCCTTTTATGTCGTTTATATTTTTGTTGATAGATTCAAGTTCTTTTTGTTTAGTAAAAATTTTTGCATATTCGCCGTTCTTCTTCATCAGTTGCTGATGAGTGCCGCTTTCTGAAATTTTTTCGTCATGTAAAAAATAAATCAGATTTGAGTTGACTATGTTTGCTAGCCGATGAGAAATTAAAATGACGATTTTTGATTCTGCAAGAGTTTTTATAACGTTTATAATCTGTTCTTCGCTTTCAGAATCTATGTTGCTAGTCGCTTCATCAAAGACATAGACTTGCGGATTTAGGAGCAATGCACGAGCTAGTGCCAATCGCTGCTTTTGACCGCCGGAGAGGTTAGATGCCGCTTCATCGATTTTGTAGCCGAGTCCACCGTTGTCATGCACAAAATCAAGCAGATTTGCCTTTTCCAAAACTGTCATCATTTCGTCTTCAGTTGCGTCATGTTTTGCCATCAAAAGGTTGCTTCGGATTGTTCCTTTGAAAAGATAACTTTCGTGATTTACAAGGACGACGTTTTTCATCAGCGAAGCTTCTGAGATTTCTCGGAGCTCCGTGCCGTCAAAAAGAACATTTCCGCCGTACCATTTGTTTCTGCCCATTAAAATTTCTGCAATCGTGCTTTTCCCACTTCCTGAAATTCCTGCAATTGACGTTATTCCTCTCTGGCATTCTATATTTATGCCATTCAAAATAATTCTGTCTCGATTGTAAGAAAAATCTACATTTTCAAAAGTGATTTTTTTAAGTTCTTTTGGAACACCGTTCAATTTTTGTTGAGGTTCAGGTAAATCAAGCAGTGAAAAAATTTTGTCGCTTGCAGCCATTCCGTTCATCGCGATGTGAAAAAAAGAGCCGAGCAGACGAAGCGGAATAAAAAACTCAGAGGCGAGAAGAATTATCATAAGTGCGCCTTGCAAATCTACTTTTCCTGCGCGGAACTGCAAAATTGTCACAATCATTCCGACTGCGGCTCCACCGTAAGCCATTATGTCCATGACGCTCGTGCTGTTGAGCTGCATCGTCAAAACTTTCATAGTAATGTGGCGGAATTTTTGAGATTCATCGTCCATTTCCAAAGCCTTTTTTTTGTCGGCTTTGTAAATTTTCAGCGTTGTAAGCCCCTGTAAATTTTCCAGAAAACTGTCGCCGAGCTCTGCATAAAGTCCCCAATATTTGTTCAAAAGTCGTTTTGCAATTTTCATCACTAAGACGATTGACAACGGAATTAATGGCACGCAGACGAGTAGGACAGCAGCCGCTCTGAGATTTACGAATGATAAAACTGAAAAAAGAATCAGCGGGCAAATCAGGCTGTAAAAGAATTGTGAAAGATACTTCCCAAAATATATCTCAAGCTGTTCAACGCCTTCGCTTGCAAGTTGAACAACTTCTGCCGTTTTGACGTTTTCCCGATAAGACGAACCGAGCTTAAGCAGTTTTTCGTAGATTTTTGCCCGGAGAATCTGTTTTACATCTGCGCTTGCCCTAAACGACGTTCTGGAAGTCAGCCATTCCATAAAAAAACGCGTCGCAATACACAAAATAATTGCGGCAGCAAAAAGTGATGGAAATTGATGTTTTGCATTTTCTCCCGAAAATAAATTGAATGCCGAAGAGATTATATTTGAAAGGCAAAAGATAAGAGCAATTTGTGCAACAAGTGAAATCAGTTGCCACACGACTTGCAGCACGACATAGTTTTTTGCATGAGAGAGCAATTTTATCAGGCGAGTTTTAATCATTTTTTTTCCTTTTTTGTTCTGCCATACAAATTAAATGCCAGATTGCCAGAACAGGATGATAGAAAATAATGCGCGGTCCGGAAAAACGCATTATTTTTTTTATTTTATCACGCATTTGAGGGCTGTAACAGTGAGTTGTACAATTTGAACAAAACGTTTTTTCTTTTATATGAGGACAATGTTCGCTGCGTTCAACAGAGTATTTTGCAATTTGTTCACATTCAGGGCAGAGTTTTTTCGTTCTGCGGTCATACAACTCTCGATGATTTTTTTTGCAATAAATAGCAATCATCTGCGTTACTATGTATTCTTCTTTTTTCCGCTTTTTTGTTATCTGTTCTTCTGTGAGAGCTGGTCGTTCAGTTTTGACTTTGAATAAAAAAAATCCCAAATGAAAAATCCAGATAACAGCGAGAATTATGCACGGAATCCAAACGCCTTTTCTCGCCATCATAAAAAATCCAAATCCCATGACGATTGTCACCGAAGATAAAATCGAGAGTTTTGCTTTGGAAGTCATCGTTTTGCGTTCTACAAGCGGCTGCAAATTTTTTTTATAAAGTTTCGTGCCGGTGAACCAATCGTGAAGCCGTTGCGAACTTTTTGCAAAGCTGAAAACCGTTACAAGATAAAACGGGAACGTAGGAAGGACGGGCAGAAACACGCCGATTGTTCCAACCAAAAGGCAAATGCAGCCTAAAATAAGCCATAAAATTTTTGATGGAGAAAAATTGTGCATTTTTAGAGATTCCTACTTTTTTGTAAGCGTTATTGAAAAAGGCATTTTACCGGGTTTGTATTTCATGTACAAAACAGGTTTTTCATCGGAAGATAAACCGTCAAGATTCGACAAGCTCGCTTCTATGATATTTATTTTTTTATTGTCGGCAGTGAGCGCAATGACATTTTTTACGGAATATTTATCATCATCTTTTATCAAAATAAAAGAGAATTGTTGGACATTTTTATCTTTGTAAGAAAAAGAATGAATTGTGATTTTCAGCGAATCATTTTGTTTTTCATCGATTGTAAAATCCACAGATAATGAGTTTTTGCTTCCAAGAACAGTGAGTAATGAATCTTGCGTTATTGTATTTTTGTTTTCAGATTGTGCAAAAGCCAGTGTTTGAATAATTATAAAAATCAATATTACATAAAGTTTTTTCATACTTGCCTTATGACCTCGTTATGAAAAATTATCACATAGCCACAATATCACAATCAGATGTTATGTACAACTAACTGGCTTGACTGTACAACTAACTGATTTTACGATTTTGATATTGAGTTTTTGCGTTTGCGCTCTGATACTGATTTTTTTATGTGATAAGAGTGAAGTTGCTGAAGTATTTTTATTCTTAATAGGATTTATCTGAGGCATGTTTGCACCTCTACATGGATTAAATGCCACATAGGGGTGTAAATTATTATAAAAAAGCGGGCTTGCCTTTGCCGTACTTTTTTATTCTATTGAAGTTTTCTGCTCAGCGATTACTGTTTCGTATAAGTAATAGAGGGATCCTCAAAAAACTTTGCAGTTGTCGCATTTTTATTTTGAATAGTGAATGTGTATACATGGAAACGTGCACCATATTGACCTTCAACTCCGTTAAAATTCTTTTTAACAGTATAAGAGCCTGAATAAATAGAGCTAGTAATACCTGCGGTAGTCATGGAATAATCGACAGTTTCTGATTTTGGAAACTTAACAGTATACTTTACTGTAGCACCGCCACCCATATCTTTCTCGGCTACCCATGTAGAACCTGCGAAAGGGTCGTTTTCATTTACTACAGAAGAATTACCAGAGTTGCCGCCACCTCCGGAATTTCCACCGGAATTGCTAGGGTTGCTAGGATTGCTGCATGAGATAAAAGCAGATGCCAACAATACGGTAGCAATTACTGCTAGAACGCTGAATAATTTTTTCATAAAATCCTCCTGTGATTTTATTATTTTTTTTTGTTGAGCGAAGGCGAGCGTAGCAAGACTTTGCTCAAAGGACTTTTTCAAGTCTTTTGAGTAGTGTACACTACTCAAGGTTTAAAATAATTTTTTTAGGGGGGGGGAGTCAACAGCAAGAGTTCCTCAATTAGCTATTTTTTCCCAAACTCAGTTAGATCTTTAGTAATCTTTGTTGCGCTAATCTTTCTGATTAATAATATTGATTTTTACGCATATACGTAAGCCTTTATTTCTTCTAGCTGAGGTGCAAGTTCTATTTTTGCATTTCTTATATCAATATCATCTTGCAAAGACATAAAATATCCGTCCGACAAACTAAAAAACTTTGCAAGGCGTAAAGAAGTGTCTACTGTTATTTTCCTACGATTATGAAGAATGCCTTGAATGCGGGAAGTTGGAACATTTATTTCCTGAGCCAATTTATATGCAGAAATTCCAAGAGGAATAAGAAATTCTTCGTTAAGTATTTCTCCGATAGTAGGTGTTTCTATAAAATCCGACATAGTTTTCTCTTAGTGATAATCCACAATCTCTACATCATAATAGTGTCCGTCTTTTTCTGTAAAACAGACGCGCCATTGGTCGTTTGGAGATCACAAAGTGTACACAACTTCCTCCTTTACTTTACCGCGCTTGCTGCCATTTTGTAATCCCTGTTCGCAACAGACGGAATTCTCTCAAAAGTAAAATCAATACGGGGAGCGCGCTCAAAATTTCAATCATAAAGGTTCCGTAGTATACACCGCCAACACCGATAAAGGCAGGCAGAATAAGCATTACCGGAATATAAAACACGATTTGCTGTAAAAGACCGACTACGGAACTGATTTTCCCTTTGTTGACGGCAGGAAAAAAACCGAGCGCTAAAAAAACAAGGGGCATAACCGGTAAAAGAACCATATAAGTTCTAAAATGCATAATATTTTCTGTACTTAAATGGGGATTTTCCATCATCAAAGAAATAGCTGCTTGAGGGAAAATAAGCATTAAAATCCATAACGGAGCTATCAAAACAAGAGCGGCTGATAAAACGCGCTTAAATGTTGAAATCACACGCTCAGATTTATCCGCGCCGAAGTTTATACCGATGATAGGGCTGAGCGCAATCATAAAGCCTCCTATCGGCTGCAGTATAAATGAAAAGATGCGGGTAATGACGCCGTAAAAAGCAATGTCTTCTTGTGAGCCGTAGTGGTTTAAGACATTTAAAACCAAAAGCATTTGAATTGTTGCCATAAACTGCATAATAAAGCTTGCCAATCCCATCGAAATAATCTTAGAGATAATTTCACCATCTATTCTGATGGTAAATACAGATGCAGGAGCATCGGGATTCTTTTTTGCAAAATAAACGGTACTGATGACTGCTTGTACCGCCATACCGATATTTGTTCCTATAGCGGCGCCTTTTATGCCGAAATGAAAAATCACCATGAGTATATAATTTGCGCACCCATTGACAATCAGGCTTATCCCCATAATCGCCGCCGCTGTTTTCATTTTTCCTTCGGAGCGGATAAGGTTGTTAAGGGCAATGGCATATATCAAAATCGGAGTACTCCATAAAATAGTGCGGTAGTATTCACCTCCATATATGAGAGAATTACCCCTACCGCCCATTAAAAACAGCGTTTTTTCCGAAAAAAGAAAACCTAAAGTCATTACGATTACACTTATTATAAGTGTCAAAAAATTTACATTGCCTAGAATCTTTTTTTGAATATTTTTATCTTCCGCGCCGATTGCAATGCTTAA includes:
- a CDS encoding MATE family efflux transporter, translating into MENEKQKEFILNGNLWKVIFNLSWPAVIAMILLAANNVLDGIFVGHFAEEGAFAGISVALPPIITIIGLGILIGSGAGTLLSIAIGAEDKNIQKKILGNVNFLTLIISVIVMTLGFLFSEKTLFLMGGRGNSLIYGGEYYRTILWSTPILIYAIALNNLIRSEGKMKTAAAIMGISLIVNGCANYILMVIFHFGIKGAAIGTNIGMAVQAVISTVYFAKKNPDAPASVFTIRIDGEIISKIISMGLASFIMQFMATIQMLLVLNVLNHYGSQEDIAFYGVITRIFSFILQPIGGFMIALSPIIGINFGADKSERVISTFKRVLSAALVLIAPLWILMLIFPQAAISLMMENPHLSTENIMHFRTYMVLLPVMPLVFLALGFFPAVNKGKISSVVGLLQQIVFYIPVMLILPAFIGVGGVYYGTFMIEILSALPVLILLLREFRLLRTGITKWQQAR